The Xanthomonas indica genome has a segment encoding these proteins:
- a CDS encoding Rieske 2Fe-2S domain-containing protein, whose amino-acid sequence MSTWHPSLYRQWFAVAPATALRRRPLAVSVMDRHAAIARCADGRLLALEDRCPHRHAPLSAGCVTGDGLSCPYHGWRFDHTGALREIPGLPPGQTPPAVRVRAFAAREHDGLIWLRPDPEGADAPSHLVQALQPSARRFLWRTRWDAHVVDALENFLDPLHTHLLHPGLVRRGGARTAMRAELRHTEEGFHVDYRGAAAQSGWLYRLFESPRTLERAHFAAPGSAQIEYRYARGGRVRISLHFTPLGVRSTEVFASLHVEGRWAPAWAVRLLVWPLLRRVGEQDRRMLALQSRNLQRYPGARGASTALDLVREPLRRYWAGEALPAPGSGHDVEIML is encoded by the coding sequence ATGAGTACCTGGCATCCGTCCCTGTACCGGCAGTGGTTCGCCGTCGCGCCCGCCACGGCGTTGCGACGACGACCGCTGGCGGTATCGGTGATGGACCGGCATGCGGCGATCGCGCGCTGCGCCGACGGCCGCCTGCTGGCGCTGGAAGACCGCTGCCCGCATCGGCACGCGCCGCTGTCGGCCGGCTGCGTCACCGGCGACGGCCTGTCCTGCCCGTATCACGGCTGGCGCTTCGACCACACCGGCGCCCTGCGCGAGATCCCCGGCCTGCCACCCGGGCAGACGCCGCCGGCCGTGCGGGTGCGCGCCTTCGCCGCGCGCGAGCACGACGGCCTGATCTGGCTGCGTCCCGATCCGGAAGGCGCGGACGCGCCGTCGCACCTGGTACAGGCGCTGCAGCCCTCGGCGCGGCGCTTCCTGTGGCGCACGCGCTGGGACGCGCACGTGGTCGATGCGCTGGAGAACTTCCTGGATCCGCTGCACACGCATCTGCTGCATCCGGGGCTGGTGCGACGCGGCGGCGCACGCACCGCCATGCGCGCCGAACTGCGCCACACCGAGGAAGGCTTCCACGTGGACTACCGCGGCGCCGCGGCGCAGAGCGGCTGGCTGTACCGCTTGTTCGAATCGCCGCGCACGCTGGAACGCGCGCATTTCGCCGCCCCTGGCAGCGCGCAGATCGAGTACCGCTATGCGCGCGGCGGCCGCGTGCGGATCAGCCTGCACTTCACCCCGCTCGGCGTGCGCAGCACCGAGGTCTTCGCCAGCCTGCACGTGGAGGGACGCTGGGCGCCGGCGTGGGCGGTGCGCCTGTTGGTGTGGCCGCTGCTGCGCCGGGTCGGCGAGCAGGACCGGCGCATGCTCGCACTGCAGTCGCGCAACCTGCAGCGCTACCCGGGCGCGCGCGGTGCCTCCACCGCGCTGGACCTGGTGCGCGAACCGCTGCGCCGCTACTGGGCAGGCGAGGCGCTGCCGGCGCCGGGCAGCGGCCACGACGTGGAGATCATGCTGTGA
- a CDS encoding ATP-grasp domain-containing protein: MAEAPGVLITGARAPVALDLARRFAAQGWRVHLADSVASRISGWSRAVAAHHRVAPARDAPRAWLADLNALLARERIDVLVPTCEEVFYLARYRSALPAQLHLPLHDFNTLRTLHSKYHFMELARGLGSDDVEVPAGVRVRNLAQAREWAGSEPLVLKPEFSRFGVHVRLYPDGVPTDAAPLPAQGDWVAQRYCAGEERCSYALARDGALLAHVVYRPRYRLRRSSSYYFDAAPDPQIERFTAQLVQALRFTGQISFDWMVSSEGRCSVIECNPRATSGLHLFAAADPLVGVLCGDAGPTAAPLRPADDRAAMLGMLMLGVALPAALGHGRLRQWRQDYARAEDVLAPRGDRWPLAGTLCDLGSHARLALAQRCSVREAATRDTEWDGEALPPP, encoded by the coding sequence ATGGCTGAGGCGCCCGGCGTGCTGATCACCGGCGCGCGCGCGCCGGTCGCGCTGGACCTGGCGCGCCGTTTCGCCGCGCAGGGTTGGCGGGTGCACCTGGCCGACAGCGTCGCCAGCCGCATTTCCGGCTGGTCACGCGCGGTGGCCGCGCATCACCGTGTGGCGCCGGCACGCGATGCGCCGCGCGCCTGGCTGGCCGACCTCAATGCCCTGCTCGCGCGCGAGCGCATCGACGTGCTGGTGCCGACCTGCGAAGAGGTGTTCTACCTGGCCCGCTACCGCAGCGCGCTGCCGGCGCAGCTGCACCTGCCGCTGCACGACTTCAACACGTTGCGCACGCTGCACAGCAAGTACCACTTCATGGAACTGGCGCGCGGGCTCGGCAGCGACGACGTGGAGGTGCCTGCCGGCGTGCGCGTGCGCAACCTGGCGCAGGCACGCGAGTGGGCCGGTTCCGAACCGCTGGTGCTCAAGCCGGAGTTCTCGCGCTTCGGCGTGCATGTGCGGCTGTACCCGGACGGTGTACCCACCGATGCCGCGCCGCTGCCCGCGCAGGGCGACTGGGTCGCGCAGCGCTACTGTGCGGGCGAGGAGCGCTGCTCGTACGCGCTGGCGCGCGACGGCGCGTTGCTGGCGCATGTGGTGTACCGCCCGCGCTATCGGCTGCGGCGCAGTTCCAGCTATTACTTCGACGCGGCGCCGGATCCGCAGATCGAGCGCTTCACCGCGCAACTGGTACAGGCGCTGCGCTTCACCGGGCAGATCTCCTTCGACTGGATGGTGTCGTCGGAAGGGCGCTGCAGCGTGATCGAATGCAATCCGCGCGCGACCAGCGGCCTGCACCTGTTCGCCGCAGCCGACCCGCTGGTGGGCGTGCTGTGCGGCGACGCGGGTCCGACGGCGGCGCCGCTGCGCCCGGCCGACGACCGCGCGGCGATGCTGGGCATGCTGATGCTGGGCGTGGCGCTGCCCGCGGCGCTGGGCCATGGCCGCCTGCGGCAGTGGCGTCAGGACTACGCGCGCGCCGAGGACGTGCTGGCGCCGCGCGGCGACCGCTGGCCGCTGGCCGGCACGCTGTGCGACCTGGGCAGCCATGCGCGGCTGGCGCTGGCGCAGCGCTGCAGCGTCCGCGAGGCCGCCACCCGCGACACCGAATGGGACGGCGAGGCGCTGCCGCCGCCATGA
- a CDS encoding TonB-dependent siderophore receptor, translated as MTLHPLSCACLLGMALSLPAHATTADTAADAESGADAAQATALPTVQVRADAQRGFRATGPVQADKSDALLAQTPFSITVVPRALLDSQQALSLSDALHNVSGVVANTYGRRGWDDLIIRGQTASDALFVDGLRTADSNRVAEQLFGVQQVEVLKGPASLLYGQVLPGGLVNLISKRPGAEPMRRVDLSVGSDGLRQGSVDLNQPLSADGKVALRLNGLAMNSDDPTDHVYFRSRWIAPSLSLDLGPRTDFVLLTSYQERDYIRQQGLPWEGSAEPNRNGRIDRALFTGEPGQRPYHSHQSRIGYVLDHRFDNGWTLHHAARWQSFGLNGFLIANNGLAADLRTLRRTATQQQFDGRTWVQDTYLQGGFATGTWQHTVTAGLDAFKTWEWNVQSTCRVGTLDVYAPVYDSAVVCPARPNRDNLSVVTSGGLYLRDRIQFAPDWQLLLGLRHDRSRNRSEDHLAGTDTRNDNSATTGSAALMFDAGGGLRPYVSVATSFYPNVGTDAQGAQFDPERGRQVELGVKMEVSSSTSLSMALYDLRRRNVLQTDPFNDGYSIAVGEQRSRGLELNAAADLGSGLSLFGGYAYTDAVVTDDGGQRVSSVGSRLNNVPRHSGSLWLQYAAHGAADGWSVSGGVRAEGEKTAYGHRIPGYLVVDAGLGYRQGHWRYALNLKNAFDRDYYTGGLQRAVALGDPRTLLFSVGVDY; from the coding sequence ATGACACTGCACCCCCTGTCCTGCGCCTGCCTGCTGGGCATGGCGCTGTCCCTGCCTGCGCACGCAACCACCGCCGACACCGCCGCGGACGCCGAAAGCGGCGCCGATGCCGCGCAGGCGACCGCCCTGCCCACGGTGCAGGTGCGCGCCGACGCGCAGCGCGGCTTCCGCGCCACCGGGCCGGTGCAGGCCGACAAGTCCGATGCGCTGCTGGCGCAGACGCCGTTCTCGATCACCGTGGTGCCGCGCGCGCTGCTGGACAGCCAGCAGGCGCTGAGCCTGTCCGATGCCCTGCACAACGTCTCCGGGGTGGTCGCCAACACCTACGGCCGGCGCGGCTGGGACGACCTGATCATCCGTGGCCAGACTGCCTCCGACGCGCTGTTCGTCGACGGCCTGCGCACCGCCGACAGCAACCGCGTGGCCGAGCAACTGTTCGGCGTGCAGCAGGTGGAGGTGCTGAAGGGCCCGGCCTCGCTGCTGTACGGGCAGGTGCTGCCGGGCGGCCTGGTCAACCTGATCAGCAAGCGCCCCGGCGCCGAGCCGATGCGGCGGGTGGACCTGAGCGTGGGCAGCGACGGCCTGCGCCAGGGCAGCGTGGATCTCAACCAGCCGCTGTCGGCCGACGGCAAGGTGGCGCTGCGCCTCAACGGGCTGGCGATGAACAGCGACGATCCCACCGACCACGTGTATTTCCGCAGCCGCTGGATCGCCCCGTCGCTGTCGCTGGACCTGGGCCCGCGCACCGACTTCGTGCTGCTGACCAGCTACCAGGAACGCGACTACATCCGCCAGCAGGGCCTGCCCTGGGAAGGCAGCGCCGAGCCCAACCGCAATGGCCGGATCGACCGCGCGCTGTTCACCGGCGAACCCGGGCAGCGGCCGTACCACAGCCACCAGAGCCGGATCGGCTACGTGCTCGATCACCGCTTCGACAACGGCTGGACCCTGCACCACGCCGCACGCTGGCAGAGTTTCGGCTTGAATGGGTTCCTGATCGCCAACAACGGCCTGGCCGCCGATCTGCGCACGCTGCGCCGCACCGCCACTCAGCAACAGTTCGACGGCCGTACCTGGGTCCAGGACACCTACCTGCAGGGCGGCTTCGCCACCGGTACCTGGCAGCACACGGTCACCGCCGGCCTGGACGCGTTCAAGACCTGGGAATGGAACGTGCAGTCGACCTGCCGCGTCGGCACCCTGGACGTGTATGCACCGGTCTACGACAGCGCCGTGGTCTGCCCGGCCCGGCCCAACCGCGACAACCTCAGCGTGGTGACCTCGGGCGGCCTGTATCTGCGCGACCGCATCCAGTTCGCACCCGACTGGCAATTGCTGCTGGGCCTGCGCCACGACCGCAGCCGCAACCGCAGCGAGGACCACCTGGCCGGCACCGACACGCGCAACGACAACAGTGCGACCACAGGCTCGGCAGCGCTGATGTTCGACGCCGGTGGCGGCCTGCGCCCGTATGTCAGCGTGGCCACCTCGTTCTATCCCAACGTCGGCACCGACGCGCAGGGCGCGCAGTTCGACCCCGAACGCGGGCGCCAGGTGGAACTGGGCGTCAAGATGGAAGTGAGCAGCAGCACCAGCCTGAGCATGGCGCTGTACGACCTGCGCCGACGCAATGTGCTGCAGACCGATCCGTTCAACGACGGCTACAGCATCGCCGTGGGCGAGCAACGCAGCCGCGGCCTGGAGCTCAACGCCGCCGCCGACCTGGGCAGCGGGCTGAGCCTGTTCGGCGGCTACGCCTATACCGATGCCGTAGTCACCGACGACGGCGGCCAACGCGTGAGCAGCGTCGGCAGCCGCCTGAACAACGTGCCGCGGCACAGCGGTTCGCTCTGGCTGCAGTACGCCGCCCACGGCGCGGCCGACGGCTGGAGCGTCAGCGGCGGCGTGCGCGCCGAAGGCGAGAAGACCGCCTACGGCCACCGCATCCCGGGTTATCTGGTGGTCGATGCCGGCCTCGGCTACCGCCAGGGCCATTGGCGCTACGCGCTGAACCTGAAGAACGCCTTCGACCGCGACTACTACACCGGCGGCCTGCAACGCGCCGTGGCCCTGGGCGACCCGCGCACGCTGCTGTTCTCGGTGGGCGTGGATTACTGA
- a CDS encoding EAL domain-containing protein has protein sequence MLQKPLADRKRDHRFRHSLRRVTRAPLRAIATWGLVLAVLLAMGLVLVLAQDRHNRLAAAQRQSLALATGADRLLQLQLDNLGQALHGEGLGAQALLAETPVRAPDLIAASLRGLLARHPELHDVALLDAQGQRRFGGAGDAQLRAWRQRGRCGDRICVSPPLRLADGTAVVRVAVPWGTDGWVEAQWRVAALQRIVQGTDSGRDGIVALTDAQGRLLAASRLLAASQPRLPLALAQPMPHGGALGLHRDVFDRTPRILALSGGGAYPLLAVAGVGLRETLSGWWWFAAAAALVYVLYLLGLGYLLGSLRRAERRQRHLLQRLRRGDEDLRLAHGMGGIGTWRIDIAERVLRLSEPTGAMFGLQRMQMPIEAFLERLHVEDRARVEQLYEDAAQGRADYNTVYRMHLPDGRLRWLAARGALVRTRTGMCMTGAVQDVSDRVAAQARLLDAERQFRLVFDRNPLPYWVFAVDSLRFLEVNQAAVRQYGYSREEFLTMDLRDLRPAEDAERLLQDVRKPRQGFDAPSMWTHRRKDGSLLSVCIHSADLEFGGVPARLILAEDVTERVAHERELAYLARHEFSTGLLKPHALADALRAQRGGYAIAYVQVRGLALIGDTLGRAVGDAVRSAVAARIRALGERFGLSAHQPAQDFVLAILDPQALPQALQALQEALYAPVQGGEFAQQLQAHIGVALCPDDAADADEAIGSAAQAAHAAQAEGRSLVRFDRAMAARTGERLRLAGRLQQAIERQEFELHFQPIMHAGSGAPRELEALIRWPQADGSFIAPDAFIQLCEDTGLILPLGRWVLRAAARARRALADHGWPDLPVAVNVSALQFFDGDLVADLVQACTDAGLAADGLQLELTESSLMRQPQQAGDVLRQLRALGVRVALDDVGTGFSSMAYLRDLPLDTLKIDRSFVAEVDRDPRNASICQALLTLGHCLGLDVVAEGVETDAQLRWLRAHGCGGVQGYLLGRPAPLPQVLQRLGAVTA, from the coding sequence ATGCTGCAGAAGCCGCTCGCCGACAGGAAGCGCGACCATCGCTTTCGGCACAGCCTGCGACGCGTCACGCGCGCGCCGCTGCGGGCGATCGCGACCTGGGGCCTGGTGCTGGCGGTGCTGTTGGCCATGGGGCTGGTGCTGGTGCTGGCGCAGGACCGCCACAACCGCCTGGCCGCGGCGCAGCGCCAGAGCCTGGCGCTGGCCACCGGCGCCGACCGGCTGCTGCAGCTGCAACTGGACAATCTCGGCCAGGCCCTGCATGGCGAAGGCCTGGGCGCGCAGGCATTGCTGGCGGAGACGCCGGTGCGTGCGCCCGACCTGATCGCCGCCTCGTTGCGCGGCCTGCTGGCGCGGCATCCGGAGCTGCACGACGTGGCCTTGCTGGATGCGCAGGGCCAACGCCGCTTCGGCGGCGCCGGCGATGCGCAACTGCGCGCCTGGCGGCAACGTGGGCGCTGCGGCGATCGGATCTGCGTGAGCCCGCCGCTGCGCCTGGCCGATGGCACGGCAGTGGTGCGGGTGGCCGTGCCCTGGGGAACGGACGGCTGGGTGGAGGCGCAATGGCGGGTGGCCGCGCTGCAGCGGATCGTGCAAGGCACCGACAGCGGGCGCGACGGCATCGTCGCCCTGACCGACGCGCAGGGCAGGCTGCTGGCCGCCAGCCGCCTGCTTGCGGCCAGCCAGCCGCGGCTGCCGCTGGCACTCGCGCAGCCGATGCCGCACGGCGGCGCGCTGGGGCTGCACCGCGATGTCTTCGACCGCACGCCGCGGATCCTGGCGCTGAGCGGTGGCGGCGCGTATCCCTTGCTGGCGGTGGCCGGCGTGGGGCTGCGCGAGACGTTGTCCGGCTGGTGGTGGTTCGCCGCGGCGGCGGCGCTGGTGTACGTGCTGTACCTGCTCGGCCTGGGCTATCTGCTCGGCAGCCTGCGCCGTGCCGAGCGGCGCCAGCGCCATCTGCTGCAGCGCCTGCGCCGCGGCGACGAGGACCTGCGCCTGGCGCACGGCATGGGCGGCATCGGCACATGGCGCATCGACATCGCCGAGCGCGTGCTGCGCCTGTCCGAGCCGACCGGGGCGATGTTCGGCCTGCAACGCATGCAGATGCCCATCGAGGCGTTCCTGGAGCGGCTCCACGTCGAGGATCGCGCGCGAGTGGAGCAGTTGTACGAGGACGCCGCGCAAGGGCGCGCGGACTACAACACTGTCTACCGCATGCATCTGCCCGATGGACGCCTGCGCTGGCTGGCCGCGCGTGGCGCGCTGGTGCGTACCCGCACGGGCATGTGCATGACCGGCGCGGTGCAGGACGTCAGCGATCGCGTGGCGGCGCAGGCGCGTCTGCTCGATGCCGAGCGCCAGTTCCGGCTGGTGTTCGATCGCAATCCGCTGCCGTATTGGGTGTTCGCCGTGGACAGCCTGCGCTTCCTGGAAGTGAACCAGGCCGCAGTGCGCCAGTACGGCTACAGCCGCGAGGAATTCCTGACGATGGACCTGCGCGATCTGCGCCCGGCCGAGGATGCCGAGCGGTTGCTGCAGGACGTGCGCAAACCGCGGCAGGGGTTCGATGCGCCGAGCATGTGGACGCACCGGCGCAAGGACGGCAGCCTGCTGTCGGTGTGCATCCATAGCGCCGACCTGGAATTCGGCGGCGTGCCGGCGCGGCTGATCCTGGCCGAGGACGTCACCGAGCGCGTGGCCCACGAGCGCGAACTGGCCTATCTGGCGCGCCATGAGTTCAGCACCGGCCTGCTCAAGCCGCACGCCCTCGCCGACGCCTTGCGCGCCCAGCGCGGCGGCTACGCCATCGCCTACGTGCAGGTGCGCGGGCTGGCCTTGATCGGCGACACCCTGGGCCGCGCCGTCGGCGACGCGGTGCGCAGCGCGGTGGCCGCGCGCATTCGCGCGCTCGGCGAGCGTTTCGGCCTGAGCGCGCACCAGCCGGCGCAGGACTTCGTGCTGGCGATCCTGGATCCGCAGGCCCTGCCGCAGGCCTTGCAGGCGCTGCAGGAGGCGCTGTATGCGCCGGTGCAGGGTGGCGAGTTCGCCCAGCAACTGCAGGCGCACATCGGCGTGGCGCTGTGTCCGGACGATGCCGCCGACGCCGACGAGGCCATCGGCAGCGCCGCGCAGGCCGCGCATGCGGCACAGGCCGAGGGCCGCAGCCTGGTGCGCTTCGACCGCGCCATGGCGGCACGCACCGGCGAACGCCTGCGCCTGGCCGGACGCCTCCAGCAGGCGATCGAGCGCCAGGAGTTCGAACTGCACTTCCAGCCGATCATGCACGCCGGCAGCGGTGCGCCGCGCGAGCTCGAGGCCCTGATCCGCTGGCCGCAGGCCGACGGCAGCTTCATTGCGCCGGATGCGTTCATCCAGTTGTGCGAGGACACCGGGCTGATCCTGCCGCTGGGGCGGTGGGTGCTGCGCGCGGCGGCGCGCGCGCGCCGCGCACTGGCCGACCACGGATGGCCGGACCTGCCGGTGGCGGTGAACGTGTCGGCGCTGCAGTTCTTCGATGGCGATCTGGTCGCCGACCTGGTGCAGGCCTGCACCGATGCCGGGCTGGCCGCCGACGGCCTGCAGCTGGAACTGACCGAGAGCAGCCTGATGCGGCAGCCGCAGCAGGCCGGCGACGTGCTGCGGCAACTGCGCGCGCTGGGCGTGCGCGTGGCCCTGGACGATGTCGGCACCGGGTTCTCCAGCATGGCGTATCTGCGCGACCTGCCGCTGGACACGCTGAAGATCGACCGCAGCTTCGTCGCCGAGGTGGACCGCGACCCGCGCAACGCCTCGATCTGCCAGGCGCTGCTGACCCTGGGGCATTGCCTGGGGCTGGACGTGGTCGCCGAGGGCGTGGAAACCGACGCGCAGTTGCGCTGGCTGCGCGCGCACGGCTGCGGCGGCGTGCAGGGTTATCTGCTGGGACGCCCGGCGCCGTTGCCGCAGGTGCTGCAGCGGCTCGGCGCGGTCACAGCATGA
- a CDS encoding GGDEF domain-containing protein: protein MEWIAHLAHAGTLLIVNALLAAVSSAMFLALYVTGRKERHARSLLLLALSYGVFALGFGTLLAPAWHYMATWVAPAGNVTLDVATILTLVAVNAYLQRPLLQWTLLVPVALLCALELYSLHYTGLDHRIMVIFGGLVRGMLTVATAVVLWRHADSTVRAAARFTAVFHFLWAGMVGLRVAWWAFHPDVDTSYDPTTNFGLLSRIVLTASITPGFLWMLTREMNAELTRHASQDPLTGVTNRRVMWERGEAATLDAARRHASIAVLMIDVDHFKAINDRFGHAVGDQVLVAIAQTLTQQIRLPDLLARIGGEEFMVLVPQADEAGVRDLAERLRRRIEQQQIGAAQEAPLACTVSIGYCLSPGAQASWQALVLAADQSLYAAKRAGRNRIAGTAIA from the coding sequence GTGGAATGGATTGCGCATCTGGCCCATGCCGGCACCCTGCTGATCGTCAATGCGTTGCTCGCGGCGGTGTCCTCGGCGATGTTCCTGGCCCTGTACGTCACCGGCCGCAAGGAACGGCATGCGCGCAGCCTGTTGCTGCTGGCGCTGAGCTACGGCGTGTTCGCCCTGGGCTTCGGCACCCTGCTGGCGCCGGCCTGGCACTACATGGCGACCTGGGTCGCGCCCGCCGGCAACGTCACCCTCGACGTGGCCACCATCCTGACGCTCGTGGCGGTGAATGCCTACCTGCAGCGCCCGCTGCTGCAATGGACGTTGCTGGTACCGGTCGCGCTGCTGTGCGCACTGGAACTCTACAGCCTGCACTACACCGGCCTCGATCACCGGATCATGGTGATCTTCGGCGGCCTGGTGCGCGGCATGCTGACCGTGGCCACGGCGGTGGTGCTGTGGCGCCATGCCGACAGCACGGTGCGCGCGGCAGCGCGCTTCACCGCGGTCTTCCATTTCCTGTGGGCTGGCATGGTGGGGTTGCGGGTGGCCTGGTGGGCCTTCCATCCGGACGTCGACACCAGCTACGACCCGACCACCAACTTCGGCCTGCTCTCGCGCATCGTGCTGACCGCCAGCATCACCCCGGGCTTCCTCTGGATGCTGACCCGCGAAATGAACGCGGAGCTGACCCGACACGCCTCGCAGGATCCGCTCACCGGCGTGACCAACCGCCGGGTGATGTGGGAGCGCGGCGAGGCGGCGACGCTCGATGCCGCGCGCCGGCACGCGTCGATCGCGGTGCTGATGATCGACGTGGATCATTTCAAGGCAATCAACGACCGCTTCGGCCATGCCGTCGGCGACCAGGTGCTGGTCGCCATCGCGCAGACGCTGACGCAGCAGATCCGCCTGCCCGACCTGCTGGCGCGCATCGGCGGGGAGGAGTTCATGGTGCTGGTTCCGCAGGCCGACGAGGCGGGCGTGCGCGATCTCGCCGAGCGCCTACGGCGACGCATCGAACAGCAACAGATCGGCGCCGCGCAGGAGGCGCCGCTGGCGTGCACGGTGAGCATCGGCTATTGCCTGTCGCCAGGCGCGCAGGCGTCCTGGCAGGCCCTGGTGCTGGCGGCGGACCAGTCGCTGTACGCGGCCAAGCGCGCCGGCCGCAACCGGATCGCCGGCACCGCCATCGCATGA
- a CDS encoding MBL fold metallo-hydrolase: MSAPRLRWRLYEAGHCTHPERATRRGAPLAPCPFPALAALLQHPQHGDLLFDTGYARHFFDATARFPERLYRWLTPVQLAPGQSLREQLARDGVDPDRIGWIVLSHFHGDHVGGVADFPQARLACARQAWDDLQRRGRLAALREGFLPALLHGARPRMHWIEALPAAATPAALRDFGPPRDLFGDGSVLLVPLPGHAPGHYGLWFEDAQGPVFLIADAAWSSAALADGTPPPALVTRLLGEHRVYRDTLARLHALRQAEPGLRLVPSHCRQWRPAQAAHRHG, from the coding sequence ATGAGCGCGCCCCGGCTGCGCTGGCGGCTGTACGAAGCCGGCCACTGCACGCACCCCGAACGCGCCACGCGCCGCGGCGCGCCGCTGGCGCCGTGTCCGTTCCCGGCGCTGGCGGCCCTGCTGCAGCATCCGCAGCACGGCGACCTGCTGTTCGACACCGGCTACGCGCGCCACTTCTTCGACGCCACCGCGCGCTTTCCCGAGCGCCTGTACCGCTGGCTGACCCCGGTGCAGCTGGCGCCCGGGCAATCGCTGCGCGAGCAACTCGCACGCGACGGCGTGGATCCGGACCGCATCGGCTGGATCGTGCTGTCGCACTTCCACGGCGACCACGTCGGCGGTGTCGCCGATTTCCCGCAGGCACGCCTGGCCTGCGCACGACAGGCCTGGGACGACCTGCAGCGCCGCGGCCGCCTGGCCGCACTGCGCGAAGGCTTCCTGCCGGCGCTGCTGCATGGCGCGCGCCCGCGCATGCACTGGATCGAAGCGCTGCCCGCGGCCGCAACGCCCGCCGCGCTGCGCGACTTCGGCCCACCGCGCGACCTGTTCGGCGACGGCAGCGTGCTGCTGGTACCGCTGCCCGGGCATGCGCCCGGCCACTACGGCCTGTGGTTCGAGGACGCGCAGGGCCCGGTGTTCCTGATCGCCGATGCGGCCTGGTCCAGCGCCGCGCTCGCCGACGGCACGCCGCCGCCGGCGCTGGTCACCCGCCTGCTCGGCGAGCATCGCGTGTACCGCGACACCCTGGCGCGACTGCATGCGCTGCGCCAGGCCGAGCCGGGGTTGCGGCTGGTGCCCTCGCATTGCCGGCAATGGCGGCCAGCGCAGGCGGCGCACAGGCATGGCTGA
- a CDS encoding oxygenase MpaB family protein, which translates to MPSLLRTLSAPATTQIRRWVLGAFPRERDAIDYDQPLGDLGLFGPDSVTWRIHAEFPGMLAGGLCALLLQTLHPLALAGVYDHSNFREDLVGRLRRTTQFVAATSYAPTDAAQRQIAWVRTIHARVRGHTPDGRAYAADDPALLTWVHVTEAYGFLQGYRRYCRAVPGAIADRYYDEGRRVAEALGAREVPASEAAVLAYFDRQRPQLRVDARSREVLAVLAGLRLPVPAPGLSRELFLGAGAALLPPWASAMLRQARLQRTGPAVPAWLLQQVAPLFRVALHDGIAARACRRVGLPTRQLAQWPAVD; encoded by the coding sequence ATGCCTTCGCTGCTGCGTACCCTCTCCGCTCCGGCCACCACCCAGATCCGTCGCTGGGTGCTGGGCGCGTTCCCGCGCGAGCGCGACGCCATCGACTACGACCAGCCGCTCGGCGACCTCGGTCTGTTCGGTCCGGACAGCGTCACCTGGCGCATCCATGCCGAGTTTCCCGGGATGCTGGCCGGCGGGCTGTGCGCGTTGCTGCTGCAGACCCTGCACCCGTTGGCGCTGGCCGGGGTCTACGACCATTCCAACTTCCGCGAGGATCTGGTCGGGCGCCTGCGCCGCACCACCCAGTTCGTCGCCGCCACCAGCTACGCGCCCACCGACGCGGCGCAGCGCCAGATCGCCTGGGTCCGCACGATCCATGCCCGCGTGCGCGGCCACACGCCGGACGGGCGCGCCTATGCCGCCGACGATCCGGCGCTGCTGACCTGGGTGCACGTGACCGAGGCCTACGGCTTCCTGCAGGGGTATCGCCGCTACTGCCGCGCGGTCCCCGGCGCGATCGCCGACCGCTACTACGACGAAGGGCGGCGCGTCGCCGAGGCGCTGGGTGCACGCGAGGTCCCGGCCAGCGAGGCGGCGGTGCTGGCCTATTTCGACCGGCAGCGGCCGCAGTTGCGGGTGGATGCGCGGTCGCGCGAGGTGCTGGCGGTGCTGGCCGGCCTGCGCCTGCCGGTGCCGGCCCCCGGACTGTCGCGCGAACTGTTCCTGGGCGCCGGTGCGGCGTTGTTGCCGCCGTGGGCCAGCGCCATGCTGCGGCAGGCGCGGCTGCAGCGCACCGGCCCGGCGGTACCGGCCTGGTTGCTGCAGCAGGTGGCGCCGCTGTTCCGCGTCGCGCTGCACGACGGCATCGCCGCGCGCGCCTGCCGCCGCGTCGGCCTGCCGACACGGCAGCTGGCACAGTGGCCCGCAGTGGACTGA